A window of Thermodesulfobacteriota bacterium contains these coding sequences:
- the fusA gene encoding elongation factor G, producing MAARFPLERVRNIGIMAHIDAGKTTTTERILFYTGKSHKLGEVHDGTAIMDWMEQEQERGITITSAATTCFWHEHCINIIDTPGHVDFTIEVERSLRVLDGAVAVFCAVGGVEPQSETVWHQADHYRIPRIAFVNKMDRVGADFRRCLAMMREKLNANPLPLQLPVGQEDSFQGVIDLINERFLLFDEESQGARVLELPIPVALQEQSSAARMALLENLADFDEEVMDKYLLEQPLTGPEIIRAIRGATLASKVVPVLCGSAFKNRGVQPLLDAVVDFLPSPLDVPPVEGENDAGALEIRRPRDDEAFCSLAFKLMSDPFVGNLSYLRIYSGVLRTGSRVYNSAKRKTEKIGKIMRMHANKREEIDLAATGDIVAVVGLRFTTTGDTLTSAEAPLRLESLAVPEPVISRAIEPRSKAEEERLGQALAKIALEDPSFHIATNPDTGQTLISGMGELHLEIILDRLVREFKVAGNVGRPQVTYKETIRRTVRAEGRFMQQTGGRSQYGHVWLELSPRARGEGVSFASQVGPEVIPAQFLPAIERGVRAGLDNGPLTGYPLVDMAVTLVDGSSHDTDATDMAFGVAAANALRQGAQDAGPVLLEPVMHLEVLVPEEFVGEAISDLNGRRGRIVGMESRGALQVVKSEVPLAEMFGYSTDIRSATQGRATFSMQFARYGEVPEHLARAIVERIRGGY from the coding sequence GTGGCAGCCCGATTTCCGCTGGAGCGTGTCCGCAATATCGGCATCATGGCGCACATCGATGCCGGCAAGACCACAACCACTGAACGGATTCTTTTTTACACCGGCAAGTCCCACAAGCTGGGCGAAGTCCACGATGGCACTGCCATCATGGACTGGATGGAGCAGGAGCAGGAACGGGGCATCACGATCACCTCGGCGGCGACGACGTGTTTCTGGCACGAGCACTGTATCAATATTATTGACACCCCAGGGCATGTCGACTTCACCATCGAGGTGGAGCGCAGCCTGCGGGTCCTGGACGGCGCGGTTGCTGTTTTTTGCGCTGTCGGCGGGGTAGAGCCCCAATCCGAGACGGTCTGGCACCAGGCTGACCATTATCGGATCCCGCGTATCGCCTTCGTCAACAAGATGGACCGGGTGGGCGCCGACTTCAGGCGCTGCCTGGCGATGATGCGGGAGAAGCTGAATGCCAATCCGCTGCCCTTGCAGCTGCCGGTTGGCCAGGAGGACTCGTTTCAGGGCGTCATCGACCTGATCAACGAACGGTTCCTTCTCTTCGACGAGGAATCCCAGGGGGCTCGGGTGCTCGAGCTGCCGATTCCCGTTGCGCTTCAAGAGCAGTCCTCGGCCGCGCGCATGGCCCTCCTCGAGAATCTGGCCGACTTCGATGAGGAGGTCATGGACAAGTATCTCCTTGAGCAGCCGCTCACCGGTCCGGAGATCATCCGGGCAATCCGCGGCGCCACCCTGGCTTCGAAGGTGGTGCCGGTGCTGTGCGGCAGTGCCTTCAAGAATCGGGGAGTGCAGCCCCTGTTGGATGCGGTGGTGGATTTCTTACCTTCTCCTCTGGATGTGCCACCTGTGGAGGGGGAGAACGACGCCGGGGCACTGGAAATACGCCGTCCCCGGGACGACGAGGCCTTTTGTTCTTTGGCATTCAAGTTGATGTCAGATCCCTTTGTCGGGAATCTGAGCTATCTTCGGATCTATTCCGGCGTGCTGCGGACCGGGAGCCGGGTCTACAACAGCGCCAAGCGCAAGACCGAAAAGATCGGCAAGATTATGCGCATGCACGCCAACAAGCGAGAGGAGATTGATCTTGCGGCCACTGGCGACATCGTGGCTGTGGTGGGTTTGCGCTTCACCACCACCGGCGATACCTTGACCAGCGCCGAGGCCCCCTTGCGGCTGGAGAGTCTGGCGGTGCCGGAGCCGGTGATCAGCCGGGCTATCGAGCCCCGGAGCAAGGCGGAAGAAGAGCGATTGGGACAAGCCCTGGCCAAGATAGCCTTGGAAGACCCGTCGTTCCATATCGCCACCAACCCGGACACCGGCCAGACCCTCATATCAGGAATGGGCGAGCTGCACCTGGAGATCATTCTGGATCGGCTGGTCCGGGAGTTCAAGGTTGCCGGCAACGTTGGGCGGCCGCAGGTCACCTACAAGGAAACGATCAGGCGGACCGTGCGCGCCGAAGGACGGTTTATGCAGCAGACCGGCGGCCGCAGTCAGTACGGCCATGTCTGGCTGGAGCTCTCGCCCCGGGCGCGCGGCGAGGGGGTGTCCTTTGCCAGCCAAGTGGGGCCGGAGGTGATTCCCGCGCAGTTTCTGCCGGCCATCGAGCGGGGGGTGCGCGCTGGCCTCGACAACGGTCCGCTGACAGGCTACCCGCTGGTGGACATGGCGGTAACTCTGGTGGATGGCAGCAGCCACGACACCGATGCTACCGATATGGCGTTTGGGGTGGCGGCGGCTAACGCTCTGCGCCAGGGCGCCCAGGACGCGGGGCCGGTCTTGCTGGAGCCTGTCATGCATCTGGAGGTGCTGGTGCCCGAGGAGTTCGTCGGTGAGGCGATCAGCGACCTCAACGGCCGCCGAGGGAGGATCGTGGGTATGGAATCGCGAGGGGCGCTGCAGGTAGTCAAGTCAGAGGTGCCCCTGGCGGAGATGTTTGGCTACAGCACGGACATTCGCTCTGCCACCCAGGGCCGAGCGACGTTTTCCATGCAGTTTGCCCGTTACGGTGAAGTGCCGGAGCACTTGGCACGCGCGATCGTTGAACGGATCCGGGGTGGATATTGA
- the rplP gene encoding 50S ribosomal protein L16, with the protein MLSPKKVKHRKRMKGRTTGSAQRGAGLAFGEFGLKAMECGRLTSQQIEAARIAINRCVRRGAQVWIRIFPDKPYTKKPAETRMGKGKGAPEGWEAPVQPGRILYEMAGVEEAMAVQALTLAAAKLPIPTKVVARSTML; encoded by the coding sequence ATGCTGAGCCCGAAGAAAGTGAAGCACCGCAAACGGATGAAAGGCCGGACCACCGGCAGCGCCCAGCGGGGGGCTGGTCTGGCCTTTGGGGAGTTTGGCCTCAAAGCCATGGAGTGTGGCCGCCTCACCTCGCAGCAGATTGAGGCGGCCCGTATCGCCATCAATCGCTGTGTACGCCGTGGAGCCCAGGTTTGGATCCGGATCTTTCCGGACAAGCCTTATACCAAGAAGCCGGCGGAGACACGGATGGGCAAGGGCAAGGGCGCTCCGGAGGGCTGGGAGGCGCCGGTGCAACCTGGTCGGATCCTCTATGAGATGGCCGGCGTGGAGGAGGCCATGGCGGTGCAAGCCCTGACCCTCGCTGCGGCCAAGCTGCCCATCCCCACCAAGGTGGTGGCGAGGAGCACCATGCTATGA
- the rpsH gene encoding 30S ribosomal protein S8: protein MSMSDPLADLLTRIRNAGQARMERVDVPHSNLKEDVVRILKGEGYIRGYQTVSEGGGRLLRVELQPASARSRRPAITGLRRVSTPGRRVYVRQSEIPRVMSGLGVAIISTSKGVVSDQTARALGVGGELLCEVW, encoded by the coding sequence ATGTCCATGAGCGATCCCCTCGCTGATCTTCTGACCCGTATCCGGAACGCCGGTCAGGCGCGGATGGAACGGGTTGATGTGCCCCATTCCAACCTCAAGGAGGATGTGGTTCGTATCCTCAAGGGGGAAGGCTACATCCGTGGCTACCAGACGGTTTCGGAAGGGGGGGGCAGATTGTTGCGGGTGGAGCTGCAGCCCGCTTCGGCCAGAAGTCGTCGGCCGGCAATCACGGGGCTGCGACGGGTCAGCACCCCGGGGCGGCGGGTTTACGTGCGGCAGAGCGAGATCCCCCGGGTCATGAGTGGGCTGGGTGTGGCCATCATCTCCACCTCCAAGGGTGTGGTTTCCGATCAGACAGCCCGGGCCCTGGGGGTGGGCGGCGAGCTGCTCTGCGAAGTCTGGTAA
- the rplV gene encoding 50S ribosomal protein L22, which yields MEAKAIARYMRISAQKARLVADLVRGQGVEKAINTLRFSPKKGARILRRVIDSAVANASQNPAIDVDTLYVKAVFVDGGPMLKRIRPATMGRANRILKRTSHITVVLDER from the coding sequence ATGGAAGCCAAGGCGATAGCACGCTATATGCGGATTTCGGCCCAGAAAGCCAGACTGGTTGCCGACCTGGTCCGGGGGCAAGGGGTGGAAAAGGCCATTAACACCTTGCGGTTCTCCCCCAAGAAGGGGGCGCGCATCCTGCGCCGAGTGATCGACTCGGCAGTGGCCAATGCATCCCAGAATCCGGCCATCGATGTCGATACTCTGTACGTCAAGGCCGTGTTCGTGGACGGCGGGCCGATGCTCAAGAGGATTCGACCCGCGACCATGGGCCGCGCCAACCGGATCCTGAAGCGGACCAGCCACATCACGGTGGTGCTGGACGAACGCTAA
- the rplC gene encoding 50S ribosomal protein L3 — MPKTMGLMGRKVGMTRVFAEDGRAISVTLIEAGPCVVLQKKTEAKEGYGAVQLGFAPQKESRLTSPVRGHLAAAGKGGFRFIREFRAKDPEAYEVGQDIRVEQVFRVGDLVDVRARSKGKGFQGVVKRHGFKGGRATHGSMFHRAPGSIGQSSFPSRVIKGKKLPGQMGDTLTMKKNLTVVDLRPEDNILVVKGSVPGPPNALVQIYSK, encoded by the coding sequence ATGCCGAAGACCATGGGATTGATGGGCAGGAAGGTGGGGATGACCCGAGTCTTTGCCGAGGACGGTCGGGCCATCTCCGTAACCCTCATCGAAGCTGGGCCTTGCGTCGTGCTCCAGAAAAAGACCGAGGCCAAGGAAGGGTACGGTGCTGTTCAGCTGGGCTTCGCGCCTCAGAAGGAGTCCCGGCTTACCAGCCCGGTGCGAGGCCATCTGGCGGCTGCCGGCAAGGGCGGCTTCCGTTTCATCCGGGAGTTTCGGGCTAAGGATCCGGAGGCCTATGAGGTTGGCCAGGACATTCGGGTGGAGCAGGTGTTTCGGGTCGGCGACTTGGTTGATGTGCGGGCCCGGAGCAAGGGCAAGGGATTCCAGGGGGTGGTCAAGCGACACGGCTTCAAGGGTGGTCGCGCCACCCACGGCTCCATGTTCCACCGGGCGCCGGGCTCGATTGGCCAGAGCTCCTTTCCGTCCCGGGTGATCAAGGGCAAGAAGCTGCCGGGGCAGATGGGCGATACCTTGACCATGAAGAAAAATCTGACCGTGGTCGATCTGCGGCCGGAGGACAATATCCTGGTGGTGAAGGGCTCAGTGCCCGGGCCTCCCAACGCTTTGGTGCAGATCTACAGCAAGTAG
- the rplB gene encoding 50S ribosomal protein L2, giving the protein MAIKTYKPTSPGKRGHISVTTPELTKKRPEKGLVEPLNKSGGRNSYGRVTARHIGGGHKRQYRVVDFKRAKENVPARVEAIEYDPNRSANLALLVYRDGARSYILAPQGLKVGDRVETGPTVDIQPGNCLPMANMPLGSVIHNIEMRIGKGAQLVRSAGTAAQLMAKEGDHVLVRLPSGEVRRFHGRCRACIGQVGNAEHESAKLGKAGRSRWLGKRPSVRGVAMNPIDHPMGGGEGKSSGGRHPCSPWGMPAKGYRTRGSKPSDKDIVKPRR; this is encoded by the coding sequence ATGGCAATCAAGACATACAAACCGACGTCACCGGGAAAAAGAGGCCACATTTCGGTCACCACTCCGGAGCTGACGAAAAAGCGACCGGAAAAGGGACTGGTGGAGCCGCTCAACAAGAGCGGTGGTCGCAACAGCTACGGCCGGGTCACCGCCCGCCACATCGGTGGCGGCCACAAGCGTCAGTATCGGGTGGTGGATTTCAAGCGTGCCAAGGAGAACGTGCCGGCCCGGGTCGAGGCCATCGAATACGACCCCAATCGGTCCGCCAACTTGGCATTGCTGGTCTACCGGGACGGTGCACGTTCGTATATTTTGGCTCCGCAGGGCCTGAAGGTTGGCGACCGGGTGGAGACGGGGCCGACGGTGGACATCCAGCCGGGCAACTGCCTGCCCATGGCCAACATGCCTTTGGGCTCTGTCATCCATAACATTGAGATGCGGATCGGCAAGGGAGCCCAACTGGTGCGCAGTGCCGGCACGGCAGCCCAGCTTATGGCCAAGGAGGGAGACCATGTCCTGGTGCGACTCCCCTCCGGCGAGGTGCGGCGCTTCCATGGTCGCTGCCGAGCCTGTATCGGTCAAGTGGGCAACGCCGAGCACGAGAGTGCCAAGCTGGGCAAGGCCGGCCGTTCCCGCTGGCTGGGCAAGAGGCCCTCGGTGCGCGGTGTTGCCATGAACCCCATCGACCATCCCATGGGCGGTGGTGAGGGCAAGAGCTCCGGTGGGCGTCACCCCTGTTCCCCATGGGGCATGCCCGCCAAGGGCTATCGGACCCGCGGCAGCAAGCCGTCGGACAAGGATATCGTCAAGCCGCGCCGTTAG
- the rpsQ gene encoding 30S ribosomal protein S17 yields MSEERKTRKTRTGVVVSNKMDQSVVVQIERMVPHPLYGKFIRRRVKYMAHDDGNACSIGDRVLIEECRPLSRRKRWRVRAIVQKAL; encoded by the coding sequence ATGAGCGAAGAGCGTAAGACGCGGAAGACGCGCACCGGGGTTGTCGTGAGCAACAAAATGGACCAGTCGGTGGTGGTGCAGATCGAGCGGATGGTGCCGCACCCGCTGTACGGGAAGTTCATCCGCCGCCGGGTCAAGTACATGGCCCACGATGACGGCAACGCTTGCAGCATCGGCGACCGGGTTCTGATTGAGGAATGCCGGCCGTTGTCCCGGCGTAAGCGTTGGCGGGTACGGGCCATTGTGCAAAAGGCCCTCTAG
- a CDS encoding type Z 30S ribosomal protein S14, protein MAKKSLIAKSARPQKFQVRAYNRCPLCGRPRAFLRKFGMCRICFRNLASRGEITGVTKSSW, encoded by the coding sequence GTGGCCAAGAAATCGTTGATCGCCAAGTCAGCCCGACCCCAGAAGTTCCAAGTGCGGGCTTACAACCGATGCCCTTTATGCGGTCGGCCCCGGGCCTTTCTGCGCAAGTTCGGGATGTGCCGGATCTGCTTCCGCAACTTGGCCTCCCGTGGTGAGATCACCGGGGTCACCAAATCCAGCTGGTAA
- a CDS encoding 50S ribosomal protein L23, translating to MRDRYEVIRRPCITEKATAGQEANNQVTMRVARQANKLEIKAAVEQLFKVQVTRVRTSNMPSKQKRVGRSVGTTSPWKKAVVTLAPGSKIDFLEGL from the coding sequence ATGAGGGATCGTTACGAAGTCATTCGGCGGCCGTGCATCACCGAGAAGGCGACCGCCGGTCAGGAGGCCAACAACCAGGTCACGATGCGGGTGGCGCGGCAGGCCAACAAGTTGGAGATCAAGGCCGCTGTGGAGCAGCTGTTCAAGGTCCAAGTGACCAGAGTGCGGACCAGCAACATGCCCAGCAAGCAGAAAAGGGTGGGGCGCTCCGTTGGCACGACTTCCCCGTGGAAGAAGGCGGTGGTCACGCTGGCGCCGGGCAGCAAGATTGATTTCCTTGAGGGCCTGTGA
- the rpsC gene encoding 30S ribosomal protein S3, with protein sequence MGQKVNPIGLRLNVIRTWDSVWYAEKDYAASLREDQSIRKFLKKRMYHAGISRTIIERTGDRIRIRLRTARPGIVIGKKGAEIEAIKKDLDRLTGKHCLLDIQEVRRPEVEAQLVAENVAQQLERRIAFRRAMKKAVNTALKFGAKGIKIACSGRLGGAEMARREWAREGAVPLHTLRADVDYGLAEARTTYGVIGVKVWIFRGEILPGEEMAS encoded by the coding sequence TTGGGCCAGAAAGTCAATCCGATCGGTTTGCGGCTGAATGTCATCAGGACCTGGGACTCGGTGTGGTATGCCGAGAAGGACTATGCTGCCTCCCTGCGCGAGGACCAGTCCATCCGCAAGTTCCTCAAGAAGCGGATGTACCACGCGGGCATTTCCCGGACCATTATCGAGCGTACAGGGGACCGGATCCGCATCCGGCTGCGCACGGCGCGCCCGGGTATCGTCATCGGCAAGAAGGGGGCCGAGATCGAGGCCATCAAGAAGGATCTGGATCGGCTTACCGGCAAGCACTGCCTCCTTGACATCCAGGAGGTGCGCCGGCCCGAGGTGGAGGCGCAGCTGGTGGCCGAGAACGTTGCCCAGCAGCTGGAGCGCCGGATCGCCTTTCGTCGCGCCATGAAGAAGGCGGTGAACACCGCCTTGAAGTTTGGAGCCAAGGGGATTAAAATCGCCTGTTCCGGCCGGCTGGGCGGGGCCGAGATGGCCCGGCGGGAGTGGGCACGGGAAGGGGCTGTGCCTCTGCACACCCTGAGGGCCGACGTGGATTATGGGCTGGCCGAAGCCAGGACCACTTACGGGGTGATCGGCGTCAAGGTTTGGATCTTCCGAGGCGAGATTCTGCCCGGCGAGGAGATGGCCTCCTGA
- the rplN gene encoding 50S ribosomal protein L14 has product MIQTETRLTVADNSGAKQVSCIRVLGGTRRRYARVGDVIIVSVKEAVPHAKVKKGDVMRAVIVRTIKEIRREDDTTVRFDENSAVLINPAGDPVGTRIFGPVARELRAKGFMKIISLAPEVL; this is encoded by the coding sequence ATGATCCAAACCGAGACAAGGCTGACCGTGGCAGACAACTCGGGTGCCAAGCAGGTGTCGTGCATCCGTGTGCTTGGCGGTACTCGTCGGCGCTATGCCCGGGTGGGGGATGTCATCATCGTTTCCGTCAAGGAGGCGGTTCCCCATGCCAAGGTGAAGAAGGGTGATGTCATGCGGGCGGTCATCGTCCGTACGATCAAGGAGATCCGGCGGGAGGATGACACCACCGTACGGTTTGACGAGAACTCGGCGGTCCTCATCAACCCCGCCGGGGATCCGGTAGGCACGCGTATCTTCGGTCCGGTGGCCCGGGAATTGCGGGCGAAGGGGTTCATGAAGATCATCTCGCTGGCCCCTGAGGTGCTGTGA
- the rpsS gene encoding 30S ribosomal protein S19, with amino-acid sequence MPRSVKKGPFVDDHVIKKTLQAVETGSRKVIKTWSRRSAVVPEMVGLTFAVHNGKKFIPVFVTENMVGHKLGEFAPTRTFYGHAGDKKGKK; translated from the coding sequence GTGCCACGTTCAGTGAAGAAGGGCCCCTTTGTTGACGATCACGTGATCAAGAAGACCTTGCAGGCAGTGGAGACCGGCTCGCGCAAGGTGATCAAGACCTGGTCGCGGCGGTCCGCGGTGGTGCCGGAAATGGTCGGCCTGACCTTCGCGGTCCACAACGGCAAGAAGTTTATCCCGGTATTCGTGACCGAAAATATGGTTGGTCACAAGCTGGGCGAGTTCGCACCGACCCGCACCTTCTACGGCCACGCCGGCGACAAGAAGGGCAAGAAGTAG
- the tuf gene encoding elongation factor Tu yields the protein MAKQKFERKKPHVNVGTIGHIDHGKTTLTAAITKVLASKGLAQFMAFDQIDKAPEEKERGITIATAHVEYETAARHYAHVDCPGHADYIKNMITGAAQMDGAILVVGADDGPMPQTREHILLARQVGVPAIVVFLNKCDMVDDPELIELVDMELRELLTKYDFPGDDTPIIRGSALKALESPDDPEATKCIWELMEAVDKHVPQPVRDVDKPYLMPIEDVFSISGRGTVVTGRIERGVVKVGDEVEIVGIRPTVKTTVTGVEMFRKILDQGQAGDNVGVLLRGTKRDEVERGQVLAKPGSITPHTKFKAECYILAKEEGGRHTPFFTGYRPQFYFRTTDVTGVVTLPEGVEMVMPGDNVSIQASLITPIAMEKELRFAIREGGRTVGAGVISEIIE from the coding sequence ATGGCGAAGCAGAAGTTCGAGCGCAAGAAGCCGCACGTGAACGTGGGGACGATTGGCCACATTGACCACGGCAAGACGACGCTGACGGCGGCGATCACCAAGGTTCTGGCGAGCAAGGGGCTGGCGCAGTTCATGGCCTTTGACCAGATCGACAAGGCGCCGGAGGAGAAGGAGCGGGGCATCACCATTGCGACCGCCCACGTGGAGTATGAGACCGCCGCCCGGCACTATGCACACGTCGATTGCCCGGGCCATGCTGACTACATCAAGAACATGATCACCGGGGCAGCGCAGATGGACGGGGCGATTCTGGTGGTCGGGGCGGACGACGGCCCGATGCCGCAGACCCGCGAGCACATTTTGCTGGCGCGTCAGGTGGGGGTGCCGGCGATCGTGGTGTTCTTGAACAAGTGTGACATGGTGGATGATCCGGAGCTCATTGAGCTGGTGGACATGGAGCTGCGGGAGCTGTTGACCAAGTATGACTTTCCCGGCGATGACACGCCGATCATCCGGGGCAGCGCGTTGAAGGCCCTGGAGAGCCCCGACGATCCCGAGGCGACGAAGTGCATCTGGGAGCTGATGGAGGCGGTGGACAAGCACGTGCCGCAGCCGGTGCGTGACGTGGACAAGCCGTACCTGATGCCCATCGAGGATGTGTTTTCCATTTCCGGCCGGGGAACGGTGGTGACGGGCCGGATCGAGCGCGGGGTGGTCAAGGTGGGCGACGAGGTGGAGATTGTGGGCATCCGGCCGACGGTGAAGACGACGGTGACCGGGGTGGAGATGTTCCGCAAGATTCTGGACCAGGGCCAGGCAGGCGACAACGTCGGCGTGCTGCTGCGGGGCACGAAGCGGGACGAGGTGGAGCGGGGGCAGGTGCTGGCCAAGCCGGGGAGCATCACGCCGCACACCAAGTTCAAGGCGGAGTGCTACATCCTGGCCAAGGAGGAGGGCGGGCGGCATACGCCGTTTTTCACCGGGTATCGTCCGCAGTTTTACTTCCGGACCACGGACGTGACGGGAGTGGTGACCCTGCCGGAGGGAGTGGAGATGGTGATGCCGGGGGACAATGTATCGATCCAGGCGTCGCTCATCACGCCCATCGCCATGGAGAAGGAGCTGCGGTTTGCCATCCGTGAGGGTGGCCGCACCGTTGGCGCCGGCGTCATCAGCGAGATCATTGAATAA
- the rplD gene encoding 50S ribosomal protein L4, whose amino-acid sequence MARVTVYNVNKEKVGEVDLNDGVFATEVKPHVIHAVVRMQLANRRAGNACTKTKALVSGGGKKPWRQKGTGRARSGSTRSPLWRKGGTMFGPQPRDYSYQLPKKVRRLALRMALSARLAEENLLVLDAMTLPEIKTKRLVAIMNGLEAGSALVVVPDRDERLEKSARNVPGVKVMPTAGLNVYDVMHYPRLIITQPCIPLLEERLAP is encoded by the coding sequence ATGGCACGAGTGACGGTATACAACGTCAACAAGGAGAAGGTCGGAGAGGTGGACCTCAACGACGGCGTCTTCGCGACCGAGGTCAAGCCTCACGTCATCCACGCCGTAGTGCGGATGCAGCTCGCCAACCGGCGGGCTGGCAATGCCTGCACGAAGACGAAGGCGCTGGTCTCGGGTGGCGGCAAGAAGCCGTGGCGACAGAAGGGCACCGGCCGGGCGCGCTCCGGCTCCACCCGTTCACCGCTGTGGCGCAAGGGGGGGACAATGTTCGGGCCCCAACCCCGGGATTACAGCTACCAGCTGCCCAAGAAGGTGCGGCGCCTGGCCCTGCGTATGGCCTTGTCGGCACGGTTGGCTGAGGAGAACCTCCTGGTTCTGGACGCCATGACGCTGCCGGAGATCAAGACCAAGCGACTGGTGGCGATCATGAACGGTCTTGAGGCAGGCAGCGCCTTGGTGGTGGTGCCGGACCGGGATGAGCGTCTGGAGAAGTCGGCTCGCAACGTGCCGGGCGTGAAGGTGATGCCCACGGCGGGACTCAACGTGTATGATGTCATGCACTACCCCAGACTGATTATCACCCAGCCGTGTATCCCCCTACTGGAAGAGAGGTTGGCGCCATGA
- the rplX gene encoding 50S ribosomal protein L24, with the protein MAQGSNYLKVNDQVEVIAGRDKGSVGKVVKVHRERQRVTVEKVNMVKRHLRPNPQNQQGGIISREAPIHVSNLMIVCPKCTKTVRIGHQLLDDGSKVRVCRKCGESVERKA; encoded by the coding sequence ATGGCGCAGGGTTCGAACTATCTCAAGGTCAATGATCAGGTGGAAGTGATCGCCGGTCGGGACAAGGGCTCGGTGGGCAAAGTGGTCAAAGTCCACCGGGAGCGGCAGCGGGTGACTGTGGAGAAGGTGAACATGGTCAAGCGGCACCTCCGTCCCAATCCGCAGAACCAGCAAGGTGGCATCATCAGCCGGGAGGCGCCGATTCACGTCTCCAATCTCATGATCGTCTGCCCCAAGTGCACGAAGACGGTACGGATCGGCCACCAGCTGCTGGACGACGGCAGCAAGGTGCGGGTGTGCAGGAAGTGCGGGGAGTCGGTCGAGCGCAAGGCGTAA
- the rplE gene encoding 50S ribosomal protein L5: MAGLKEFYQREGVARLMQQFQYTNPMQAPRLVKIVLNMGLGEAVQNPKIIDSASQELTRIAGQKAVVRRAKKSIAGFKLRKGVPIGCSVTLRRDKMYDFLAKLVHVSLPRVRDFRGVSARGFDGQGNFAMGIREHIVFPEIDYDKIDKIKGLNVCIVTTAKTDEECRYLLKMLGMPFRE, from the coding sequence ATGGCAGGACTGAAAGAATTTTATCAGCGGGAGGGTGTGGCCCGGCTGATGCAGCAGTTTCAGTACACGAATCCTATGCAGGCCCCACGCCTGGTGAAGATTGTGTTGAACATGGGCCTGGGGGAGGCGGTACAAAACCCCAAGATCATCGATTCCGCCTCACAGGAGTTGACTCGGATCGCCGGCCAGAAGGCGGTGGTGCGCAGAGCCAAGAAGTCCATTGCCGGCTTCAAGCTGCGCAAGGGCGTGCCCATCGGCTGTTCCGTGACTCTGCGTCGGGACAAGATGTACGACTTTCTGGCCAAGCTGGTGCACGTCAGCCTGCCGCGGGTGCGGGACTTCCGCGGGGTATCTGCCAGGGGTTTTGATGGGCAGGGCAACTTCGCCATGGGCATCCGGGAGCACATCGTCTTCCCCGAGATCGATTACGACAAGATCGATAAGATCAAGGGGCTCAACGTCTGCATCGTCACCACAGCCAAGACCGACGAAGAGTGCCGGTATCTGCTCAAGATGCTGGGTATGCCTTTCCGGGAGTAG
- the rpsJ gene encoding 30S ribosomal protein S10, translated as MPTQKIRIRLKAYDHKLLDQATGEIVETARRTGATVAGPIPLPTSINKYCVLRSPHIDKKSREQFEMRTHRRLLDILEPTQQTIDALGKLELSAGVDVEIKL; from the coding sequence ATACCGACACAGAAGATCCGGATTCGGCTCAAGGCATACGACCACAAGCTCTTGGATCAGGCGACCGGCGAGATCGTCGAGACCGCCCGTCGGACCGGGGCCACGGTGGCCGGGCCGATTCCGTTGCCGACCAGCATCAACAAGTACTGCGTCCTGCGCTCGCCCCACATCGACAAGAAGTCCCGGGAGCAGTTCGAGATGCGTACCCATCGCCGCCTTCTGGACATTCTTGAGCCGACCCAGCAGACCATTGACGCGCTGGGGAAGCTGGAGCTGTCGGCAGGGGTCGATGTGGAGATCAAGCTCTAG
- the rpmC gene encoding 50S ribosomal protein L29, protein MKIKEIREMSPEALAKREGELAEELFKLRFQHAIRQLENTARIRQVKKAIARIKTVQTERTRKLST, encoded by the coding sequence ATGAAGATCAAGGAAATCCGCGAGATGAGCCCTGAGGCCTTGGCCAAAAGGGAGGGAGAGCTGGCGGAGGAGCTGTTCAAGCTGCGCTTCCAGCACGCCATCCGCCAGCTGGAGAATACCGCCCGCATCCGTCAGGTGAAGAAGGCGATCGCCAGGATCAAGACGGTTCAGACCGAACGGACACGGAAGCTGAGCACATGA